A segment of the Synechococcus sp. MEDNS5 genome:
TCGCGACTAAGGACCCTTCCTGTTGGATTGCTGGGAGAGTTGATGACAAGCACCCTGGAGGCCGGTGAGATGGCGGCCTCAAGAGCATTCAGATCAAGGCGGAAACCATCGTCAGCCGACGAGGGAACAGCAACCGGACGGGCACCGGCGAGGCGGGCCATCTCCGGATAGCTGAGCCAGTAGGGCGCAGGGATCAACACCTCGTCGCCGGGATTCAAGAGAACCTGAAAAAGGTTGTAGATCGCCTGCTTCCCGCCATTGGTCACCAGAACCTGCGCTGCTGTGGTGGGAATTCCGTTGCTGTTACTGATCTTGGCGGCAATCAATTCACGCAGATGGGGATCGCCAGCAGCGGGGCCGTAGCGGGTGATTCCGTTTCTCAAGGCTTCGATGGAGGCCTCAACGATGAAGTCGGGAGTATCGAAATCAGGCTCGCCAGCACTGAGGCTGCAGATGTCGCGCCCCTCCTGCTGCAGGGCCTTGGCCCGAGCATTGATCTCCAGCGTGAGCGATGGATGCAGGGCTTCAGCCCGGCTGGACAAAGAGAGCGGGCGTGACATCAGCGCGGCACCCCTCCAGTGGATGCGCAGGTACGAGAGTTCTCATCCTGCCTGATGTTGTGTCACAGACAACCAAGCGCCAATGCTGAGAGGCTCTTGTCCGAGGAAGGAACATAGTGAAATGCAAGACCCAAAGCTCACCCTCAGCTGGGTCCTGGCCGCGCGGGACCCTCAAAGACTGGCAGCGTTTTATGCCGGTCTGCTTCAGACCGAAGCCTGCACGGGACTGGCGGAACACCATTGGATCGTTCCCTTACCGGAGGGAGGGTCGCTGCAGATCTACACGCCGTCACGACGTCGCCCATGGCCTGCCTCAGGCGCCGTGCTGGCACCTTGCCTTCAGCGGGTGACAAGCCACAACAGCCTGGAGGACCTCCGGTCCTGGCGCGATGGAGTCATCGCCCTGGGCGGATCCAGCACGGAAGAACCCCGCCAGGAATCTTTCGGCGCGGAATGCTGGCTCAAAGATCCCGAAGGTCAACGCTTTTTGCTTTTGGTGATCCAATCAAAGGAGGCTCCACAGGAGGCGATGTGAAGGGTTTCGACACGCTTGAAAATCGATGTGCAGCCTGCCAGCGCTGTGATCTCGCTCATCACCGGAAGATGGTTGTGGTGGGGAGAGGGAACCCACGATCCGATCTGATGCTGATCGGCGAAGCTCCCGGAGCCGACGAAGACAATCTGGGGCTTCCTTTCGTCGGCCGTTCTGGCCGGCTGCTCAGTGAACTTCTGAAGGAAGCGGATCTGGATGAGGACCAAGACCTCTACATCTGCAACGTGATCAAATGCAGACCTCCCCATAACCGAAAGCCCACGCTTGAGGAGATGAGGCAATGCAGACCCTGGCTGAGGGAACAACTCGAGCTCGTGAATCCTTCCTTGGTGCTGTTGGCTGGAGCAACGGCTCTACAGGCGCTGCTCGGGATCAAAAGCGGAATCAGCAAGTTGAGAGGTCAGTGGCACGAGCA
Coding sequences within it:
- a CDS encoding VOC family protein; this translates as MQDPKLTLSWVLAARDPQRLAAFYAGLLQTEACTGLAEHHWIVPLPEGGSLQIYTPSRRRPWPASGAVLAPCLQRVTSHNSLEDLRSWRDGVIALGGSSTEEPRQESFGAECWLKDPEGQRFLLLVIQSKEAPQEAM
- a CDS encoding uracil-DNA glycosylase — protein: MKGFDTLENRCAACQRCDLAHHRKMVVVGRGNPRSDLMLIGEAPGADEDNLGLPFVGRSGRLLSELLKEADLDEDQDLYICNVIKCRPPHNRKPTLEEMRQCRPWLREQLELVNPSLVLLAGATALQALLGIKSGISKLRGQWHEQEGRTFMPVFHPSYLLRFRSREAGSPQTLTLQDLQEAKRRLSAQGG